The following proteins come from a genomic window of Malus domestica chromosome 02, GDT2T_hap1:
- the LOC103418447 gene encoding ent-kaurenoic acid oxidase 1-like (The RefSeq protein has 3 substitutions compared to this genomic sequence), whose amino-acid sequence MVLGLVVGVGTGLASIWMLLLSSFVGLVAFWWLIKNANRLLYETQLGERQYSLPPGDLGLPFIGNMWSFLRAFKSNNPESFLDKFVSRFGKTGIYKAFMFGFPSIIVTTPETSKRVLTDDDAFKPGWPVSTVELIGKKSFIGISYEEHKRLRRLTAAPVNGHEALSVYMKYIEEIVITSLEKWSKLGQIEFLTQLRKLTFKVIMYIFLSSESEPVMEALEREYTVLNYGVRAMAINLPGFAYHKALKARKNLVAIFQSIVDERRAQRKSGNYYVKKKDMMDALLDVEDDDGRKLNDEDIIDVLLMYLNAGHESSGHTIMWATVFLQANPEAFQRAKAEQEEILKRRPPTQKGLTLKEYREMDYLSQVIDETLRVITFSLTVFREAKKDVKINGYSIPKGWKVLVWFRSIHYDSELYPNPMEFNPSRWDNHTPKALSFLPFGAGSHLCPGNDLAKLEIAIFLHHFLLKYKMERTNPGCPLMYLPHTRPKDNCVAKIKKCGSAGA is encoded by the exons ATGGTGCTGGGTTTGGTGGTGGGTGTGGGAACGGGGCTGGCTTCCATTTGGATGTTACTTCTGTCGAGCTTTGTTGGTCTTGTGGCCTTCTGGTGGCTTATCAAGAATGCAAATCGGTTGCTGTATGAAACGCAGCTGGGTGAAAGGCAGTACTCCCTCCCACCTGGTGACTTGGGCTTGCCTTTCATTGGCAACATGTGGTCCTTCCTCAGAGCTTTCAAATCTAACAATCCTGAGGCCTTTCTCGACAAGTTTGTTTCCAG ATTTGGGAAAACTGGAATCTACAAGGCCTTCATGTTCGGGTTCCCAAGTATCATTGTTACAACGCCTGAAACAAGTAAAAGAGTTTTGACTGACGACGATGCATTCAAACCCGGGTGGCCTGTTTCTACTGTGGAGCTAATTGGAAAGAAATCATTCATTGGTATATCTTACGAAGAACACAAACGTCTAAGGAGACTAACAGCAGCTCCAGTCAATGGTCACGAAGCATTGTCTGTGTACATGAAGTACATTGAAGAGATTGTCATAACGTCCTTGGAAAAATGGTCCAAACTGGGACAAATAGAGTTCTTAACTCAACTCAGAAAGCTTACCTTCAAGATTATTATGTACATCTTTCTTAGCTCAGAGAGCGAGCCAGTCATGGAGGCTTTGGAGAGGGAATATACAGTACTTAACTACGGAGTTAGAGCCATGGCAATCAATCTTCCGGGATTTGCATACCATAAAGCACTTAAG GCTCGGAAAAATCTTGTTGCTATATTTCAATCAATTGTGGATGAGCGAAGAGCTCAAAGAAAGTCCGGAAACTACTATGTAAAGAAGAAAGATATGATGGACGCTCTGCTGGATGTTGAGGATGACGATGGAAGAAAACTTAACGATGAGGACATTATAGACGTACTGCTAATGTACTTGAATGCAGGCCATGAATCTTCTGGCCATACCATAATGTGGGCTACCGTTTTCCTACAAGCAAACCCAGAAGCTTTCCAGAGAGCTAAG GCTGAGCAAGAGGAGATTCTCAAGAGGAGGCCACCAACGCAGAAGGGCTTGACACTCAAGGAATATCGAGAAATGGACTATCTTTCccag GTGATAGATGAAACTCTTCGCGTGATAACATTCTCACTCACCGTCTTTCGAGAGGCAAAGAAGGATGTCAAAATAAACG GTTATAGCATTCCCAAGGGCTGGAAAGTATTGGTTTGGTTCAGGAGCATTCACTATGATTCTGAATTATATCCAAACCCAATGGAATTCAACCCTTCCAGATGGGAT AATCACACACCAAAAGCATTAAGTTTTCTTCCCTTTGGAGCTGGAAGCCATCTGTGCCCCGGAAATGATCTTGCTAAGCTGGAAATAGCTATTTTCCTTCACCATTTCCTCCTTAATTATAA GATGGAACGCACTAATCCGGGATGCCCCTTGATGTACTTGCCTCATACTAGGCCTAAAGACAATTGCGTGGCAAAAATCAAGAAATGTGGATCTGCAGGGGCATGA
- the LOC103418447 gene encoding ent-kaurenoic acid oxidase 1-like isoform X1, which produces MVLGLVVGVGTGLASIWMLLLSSFVGLVAFWWLIKNANRLLYETQLGERQYSLPPGDLGLPFIGNMWSFLRAFKSNNPEAFLDKFVSRFGKTGIYKAFMFGFPSIIVTTPETSKRVLTDDDAFKPGWPVSTVELIGKKSFIGISYEEHKRLRRLTAAPVNGHEALSVYMKYIEEIVITSLEKWSKLGQIEFLTQLRKLTFKIIMYIFLSSESEPVMEALEREYTVLNYGVRAMAINLPGFAYHKALKARKNLVAIFQSIVDERRAQRKSGNYYVKKKDMMDALLDVEDDDGRKLNDEDIIDVLLMYLNAGHESSGHTIMWATVFLQANPEAFQRAKAEQEEILKRRPPTQKGLTLKEYREMDYLSQVIDETLRVITFSLTVFREAKKDVKINGYSIPKGWKVLVWFRSIHYDSELYPNPMEFNPSRWDNHTPKALSFLPFGAGSHLCPGNDLAKLEIAIFLHHFLLNYKMERTNPGCPLMYLPHTRPKDNCVAKIKKCGSAGA; this is translated from the exons ATGGTGCTGGGTTTGGTGGTGGGTGTGGGAACGGGGCTGGCTTCCATTTGGATGTTACTTCTGTCGAGCTTTGTTGGTCTTGTGGCCTTCTGGTGGCTTATCAAGAATGCAAATCGGTTGCTGTATGAAACGCAGCTGGGTGAAAGGCAGTACTCCCTCCCACCTGGTGACTTGGGCTTGCCTTTCATTGGCAACATGTGGTCCTTCCTCAGAGCTTTCAAATCTAACAATCCTGAGGCCTTTCTCGACAAGTTTGTTTCCAG ATTTGGGAAAACTGGAATCTACAAGGCCTTCATGTTCGGGTTCCCAAGTATCATTGTTACAACGCCTGAAACAAGTAAAAGAGTTTTGACTGACGACGATGCATTCAAACCCGGGTGGCCTGTTTCTACTGTGGAGCTAATTGGAAAGAAATCATTCATTGGTATATCTTACGAAGAACACAAACGTCTAAGGAGACTAACAGCAGCTCCAGTCAATGGTCACGAAGCATTGTCTGTGTACATGAAGTACATTGAAGAGATTGTCATAACGTCCTTGGAAAAATGGTCCAAACTGGGACAAATAGAGTTCTTAACTCAACTCAGAAAGCTTACCTTCAAGATTATTATGTACATCTTTCTTAGCTCAGAGAGCGAGCCAGTCATGGAGGCTTTGGAGAGGGAATATACAGTACTTAACTACGGAGTTAGAGCCATGGCAATCAATCTTCCGGGATTTGCATACCATAAAGCACTTAAG GCTCGGAAAAATCTTGTTGCTATATTTCAATCAATTGTGGATGAGCGAAGAGCTCAAAGAAAGTCCGGAAACTACTATGTAAAGAAGAAAGATATGATGGACGCTCTGCTGGATGTTGAGGATGACGATGGAAGAAAACTTAACGATGAGGACATTATAGACGTACTGCTAATGTACTTGAATGCAGGCCATGAATCTTCTGGCCATACCATAATGTGGGCTACCGTTTTCCTACAAGCAAACCCAGAAGCTTTCCAGAGAGCTAAG GCTGAGCAAGAGGAGATTCTCAAGAGGAGGCCACCAACGCAGAAGGGCTTGACACTCAAGGAATATCGAGAAATGGACTATCTTTCccag GTGATAGATGAAACTCTTCGCGTGATAACATTCTCACTCACCGTCTTTCGAGAGGCAAAGAAGGATGTCAAAATAAACG GTTATAGCATTCCCAAGGGCTGGAAAGTATTGGTTTGGTTCAGGAGCATTCACTATGATTCTGAATTATATCCAAACCCAATGGAATTCAACCCTTCCAGATGGGAT AATCACACACCAAAAGCATTAAGTTTTCTTCCCTTTGGAGCTGGAAGCCATCTGTGCCCCGGAAATGATCTTGCTAAGCTGGAAATAGCTATTTTCCTTCACCATTTCCTCCTTAATTATAA GATGGAACGCACTAATCCGGGATGCCCCTTGATGTACTTGCCTCATACTAGGCCTAAAGACAATTGCGTGGCAAAAATCAAGAAATGTGGATCTGCAGGGGCATGA